The genomic segment GCCATTGATGAACTTGAAAACTATGTGCTTGCCTATGGCATATATGGCCGGAAAAAGTGGACGGAAAAGAAGCCGTGGGATTACAGAGTGAATCGCGGGCTAAAAGAAGAGCCGGGGAAAATGTCGAAAGAAGAGCGGGAGGCACAGAAGCGGATTAACCACCTTCGTGCTCTGATTGCCGGGCCTCTGCAGGGTTTTGAGCAGGAACTGAAATCAGCCAAAAATATCCGGGATAAATGTAAGGCAATCTACGATTTTCTGATCGATCTCATGATACCGGATAAACTGGAATGGCTGGCAAGAGATGCGGAAAAAAAGGGGCAGCTTGAAGAAGCAAAAGAACACGGGCAGGTCTGGAAGGCCGTCATCGACATGCTGGACCAGTGTGTGGAAGGAGCAGGCGATGAACCGCTGTCGCTCGATCTTTTTACGAAAATCATTGATACCGGTCTCGATCAGCTTGAATTCGCCCTCGTACCTCCTGCACTGGATCAGGTACTGGCAGGCAGTCTGGACCGGATGCGCTCAACTGAACTCAAAGCCGTTTTTCTGCTTGGCGTCAATGAGGGCGTCCTTCCGGCAAAACCTTCCGAACGCGGCCTGTTTTCAGACGAGGACCGGACACTCCTGGAAGAACGCGGATTGCATGTTGCTGAGGGTGATAACGGACAGATGTCCGGTGAAAATGAACTGTGTTTCCGGGCTCTGTCACTCCCGACGGAAAGGCTGTTCCTGTCTTATCCATTAGCCTCGGAAGCAGGAGAATCCATGAAGGCTTCTCCCCTGATCGGCAGGATCAAACGTCGTTTCCCCGGACTTAAAGTGAGGTTGTCGCCATCGGAGCCGCGGGCGCTCTCCGAAGAGAACCAGATGCAGTTTATCAATGCACCAGGGAAAACGATAAGTTATCTTGCCGCACAAATCAGAGAATGGCAAAAGGGATACGGCATGTCCGATATCTGGTGGGATACATATAACTGGTATACGTCACGGGTAAAATGGAAAGATACCGCACGCAGGCGTCTCTCGGGTCTGTTTTCGCGAAATGAAGCCTCTCTCAGTCCGGCATCGGCCAGGGCACTCTACGGAGAGACGATTCAGGCAAGTGTATCGAGGATGGAACGCTTCAACGCCTGCCCGTTTTCCCAGTTTGCCTCCTACGGACTGGGCCTCAGGGAGCGTGAGGTTTTTCAGCTCGATGCTCCGGATATCGGGCAGCTGTTCCATCTGGCCGTAAGAAAAATGATCGAAGAAATTATGTCTCATCACATGACCTGGAATGACCTGTCAGAAGGAGACTGCGATAAACTGGCTTCTGAAACCGTGACGCGGATCGCCCCGAATCTGCAGCACCAGATTCTGACAAGCAGCAGCCGCTACGGTTACCTGCAGCACAAACTGGAGCAGGTCGTTGCCCGGGCAGCCCGGGTCATGCGCCGTCACGCGCAGTCAAGCGGGTTTGTTCCGGTCGGCCTCGAACTCCCGTTTGGACCGGGAAAGCCTCTTCCCGCACTGACATTTGACCTGCCCGGAGGCTGCCGGATGGAGGTTGTCGGGCGGATTGATCGGATTGATAAGGCAACCATCGGAGACCGGATTCTGCTCAGAATCATTGACTACAAGTCAGGATTAAAGGATTTAAATCTGTCAGATGTTTATTACGGCCTTGCCCTGCAAATGCTTGCCTATCTTGATGTGGTGATTACGTACTCACAGAAGTGGATCGGTACCCAGGCAGAACCGGCGGGTGTCCTGTATTTTCACATACACAATCCGACACTCAGCCTCGATCACAAGCTTCCTGGGTACGCGATCGAAGAAGAACTGTATAAAAAGTTTAAAATGAAGGGACTGCTGCTGGCCGATGAACCTGCTCTGCTCCTGAATGATGCACATGCTCAGGGCGGCTGGTCACAGATCGCGCCTTTCGGGCTGAAGAAAAACGGCGGCTATTACAAAGGCTCGTCCGTTGCCGGGAAAGAGCAGTTTCATGCCTTAAGAACATACACCAGAGCGGTGATGAAAGACGTCGGTCAGAAAATAACCGGCGGGGATGTCCGCATTGCTCCTTTTAAAGATAAGAGCCGCGTCCCGTGTACCTATTGCCCGTTCAGACCGGTATGTCTGTTTGATCAGTCCCGTCCGGGCAACAATTACCGGGTTCTGAAGGACCTTTCTGCAGACCGTGTACTGGAAGAAATAAAGGGAAAGGAGACGGAGAATGATGACCCCAAAGCCTGAGGGAACAAGATGGACCGATGAGCAATGGCGCGCGATAACGGAAAAAGGACATGATATTCTGGTTGCCGCGGCAGCCGGATCCGGAAAGACGGCGGTCCTGGTTGAACGCATTATTCGCAGGATCACGGATCCCGGGCATCCGGTCAATATTGATGAACTGCTGGTCGTCACGTTCACAAGGGCTGCAGCTTCGGAGATGAGAGAACGCATCGGACAGGCACTGGAGAAAGAACTTTCGGCGCATCCGGAAAATCTGTTTCTCCGCAGGCAGCAGGCGCTGCTCAGTAAAGCACCCATTATGACCCTTCACGCCTTCTGCATGTCCATTATTAAAAAATATTACTATTTTCTTGACCTTGATCCCGGATTTCGTCTTCTTGACGAAACGGAAGCGGAACTGCTCAAAGAGGAAGTTCTGGAACAGGTACTTGAAGAAAACTATGCCTCCGGAGATCCTGAGTTTTTCAGACTTGTCGACCGTTATTCCGGTGACAGGAGTGACGATGCACTGCTTAATCTGGTCTTTCGCCTGTATCATTTTGCCCGAAGTAATCCCTGGCCGGATGACTGGCTGAATCAGATGGTGCGCGCTTACCATCCGGATGAAGAGGCTTCGATTGATGATTTCTCATGGATTAAGGATTTGAAAGAATCCCTGTTTCGAAGAATAAAAGGATCTGTAGCGGCACTTTCTGAAGCGTGTGAGATTTGCGGGGAACCGGGCGGACCGGCTGTCTATGAAGAGACTCTGTCTCATGACCTGAACGGGCTTGAGCGCGTGCTGCATACTCAGGGAAAGAGCTGGGAAGAGATTCGGTCGGAAGTACTCGCTCTGTCTTTTGGGAAAATGAAAGCCTCGAGAGGACATGACGTTGCTGCAACGCTTAAAGATCAGGTGAAAAAAATACGGGATCATGTGAAAAAAGAGGTCAGTGATCTGAAAGACCAGTGGTTTTCACGTTCATCTGAAGAGGCTCTACGGGATTTGAAAGATATGGCTCCCTCCGTTGAACAGTTAGGCAAACTCGTGAAGCAGTTCGCGGCAGCATTTAAAAAGGAAAAAAGGCGGAAGGGTGTCCTTGATTTTTCCGATCTCGAACACGAAGCCCTGACGGTATTAAGAAAAGAAGGTTCAGCGCCGGGTCATGAAGCTCCTTCTGTAGTCGCCACGCAATACCGGTCTCACTTTGAAGAAGTACTGATTGATGAATACCAGGATACGAACCGGGTGCAGGAGTCGATTATCCGGCTGATCACAAGAGACGGGAAGCACGGCGGTAATTTGTTTATGGTGGGTGACGTGAAACAGAGCATTTACGGATTCCGTCTGGCGGAACCGGCTCTCTTCATTGAAAAATACAAAAACTTTGCCGGCAGTGATACAGATGGTGAAAAAATCGATCTATCCAGTAATTTCCGAAGTCGACCTGAGATCATCAACGGCACCAATTTTATTTTCAGACAGACGATGGATGAAGCAGTCGGAGACATTGCCTATGATCAGGCGGCCGAATTGAAGTACGGCGCAGATTATCCGGAAGCAGGCAGAGCGGTCGACCTGGAATTGATTGAAAGAGATGCTGAAGGAGAGCGTGCGGCAGATAACGGGGTCGAAGAATACGAAAATGAAGAACTGGAAGCGGCAGCTATTGCCGACCGGATTCTGGCTATGACAGGAAATGGAACGGGCCCTGCTTTTCGGGTCTGCGACAAAAAGACAGGTCAGATGCGTCCTGTTCGTTTCCGGGATATCGCCATCCTGATGCGGTCGGCAAGTCAAACGGCGACGGCAATGAAAGAGGTGCTTGACGCACGGGGAATTCCGGCTTATGCCGAATTGTCAACCGGCTATTTTGACGCGAATGAGGTCTCCGTGATGCTTTCCGTTCTTCAGGTCATTGATAACCCGTTTCAGGATATTCCGCTTGCTTCAGTTCTGCGGTCACCAATAGTCGGGCTGGATGGTGATGCGCTGGCACAGATCCGTATCACCGATCGGAGCGGAAACTTCTTTTCAGCGCTGAAAAAGTATGTTGCAGAAGCAAAGGGCAGTCTGAGAGATCAACTGAACGCCTTTCTGGAACAGCTGTCGGAATGGAAAAATATGTCCGTCAGTCATTCTGTTTCTGAATTAATCTGGCAGATCTACCGGGATACCGGTTTTTACGATTATGCAGGAGGATTGACCGGCGGGACGCAGAGACAGGCTAATCTTAAAGCGTTCTATGACCGGGCAAGGCAATATGAAAAGACGTCGTTTCGCGGCCTGTTCCGTTTTCTGAGATTTATCGAGCGCCTGAGAAAGAACGGCGGGGATCTCGGTGAAGCTCGTGCGCTCAGTGAACAGGAAGATGTCGTGAGGATCATGACGATTCACAAAAGTAAAGGGCTCGAGTTTCCGGTGGTTTTTGTTGCCGGCATAAATAAAAAGTTTAACAGGAGAGATACACTGGCACCTGCGCTTTTGCACAAATCGCTTGGATTCGGTACACGCTGGATTGATCCGGATCAGCGGATTAGTGTACCCACGCTGCCCTATCTGGCCATTAAAGAACAAATGAAAAAAGAGGCCAATGCTGAAGAAATGAGAATCCTCTACGTCGCCCTGACACGGGCCCGGGAGAAACTGATCCTGACGGGTGCGGTTCGCAATCTGGAGAAAACGGTGCAACACTGGGCCGGAGCGATAAAAACCCGGGACTGGCTGCTTCCGGAATACTATCGCAGCACTGCGTCCGCTTTTCTGGACTGGCTGGGTCCATGCATCCTGCGGCACCGCTCGGCGGTCCCCTTGCATGACCTGGCTCAAGTCAGACCGGACCGGGATTCTGTTTCACACGATCCTTCTGTATGGCATGTGCAGCTGATCCCTTCTTCAGCGGTGGTCAGGGAACAGGAGAAACCGGAAAGAGATCAGACCCGAATGGAAAAGGTCAGGCACTTCCGACCGGTCCCTTCAGCATCAGGACGGGAAGATGAAGTCAGCCGCCGGCTTGAGTGGGTGTATCCCTGGCAACAGGCGGCGACTTCTATGGCCAAACAGACGGTCACTGAAATCAAATCGCAGCAGGATTACTTCAGCGCGGGACAGGATAATCGATTGCTGTCCGGACGTTTTTCAGTAACAGCAGGAGATCGCCCTCGTTTTCTTCAGAGCGGCGGACTGTCGGCTTCTGAACGAGGTACGGCGCTTCACCTTCTGATGCAGCATCTGAATCTGGCCGGCCCACTGGATATCAGACAGCTACGCGTTCAGGGGGAGCAGCTGGTTGAAAAAGAGATATTGACCCCTGAACAGGAGAACAGTCTGGATTATCAGGCAGTCAGTGCTTTCTTCCGGACATCTGCCGGAAGAAAAATGCAGCAGGCGGAAAAAGTCTCGCGAGAATGTCCGTTCAGTCTGGTCCTTCCGGCCGGAGAGGTTTATCCGACATGGCGCGGTGATCCTGCCGATGAAGCTGTCCTGATCCAGGGAGTGATTGACTGTATTATCGAAACGGCGGAAGGTCTGATCCTGCTCGATTATAAAACGGACCGTTTAACCGGCCGTTTCCCGGACGAGAGCGAGGCCATGAAAGAATTAAAGCGCCGGTATCACGTGCAGCTCGATCTGTACCGGCTCGCCATTGAGAAAATCTGGCATCGTCCCGTTTCCAGAATCGGTTTATATGCTTTTGATATTGGAAAATTCGTGGATCTGACCGGTGAGAGGAGGATTTTTAAATGAGGTTGCTGCACACGGCGGACTGGCACCTTGGCAGAACGCTGGAAGGGCGTTCCAGGCAGGATGAACAGGAGTCGGTCATGGACGAGATTTGCCGAATTGCAGATGAAGAACAGGTGGATGCTGTACTGATGGCAGGGGATGTGTTTGATACGGTCAATCCGCCTGCCATCTCTGAATCTCTTTTTTATGAAACAGCAGAAAGAATCGCAAAAGGGGGTAAACGCCCTTTTTTAATTATTGCCGGAAATCATGACAGTCCCGACCGCCTGCAGGCTTCAAGGCCACTGGCCGGACGGCAGGGCATTACCATTATCGGACGTCCGACGCCAGATCCGGTCCGCGTTCCTGTTGAACGAACAGGGGAAACACTGATTGCAGGATGCGTCCCCTATCCCTCTGAATCACGGCTCAATGAATGTCTGAGTGCAATGAATGAAGAAAGCGCCATTCAGGAGGCGTATAATGACCGCCTGAACATGCTTTTTTCCGAACATGCCGGAAAATTTACACCGGGATCAGTTAATGTGCTGATGACCCATGTATTCACATCCGGCGGAAAAGAGTCGGAATCAGAGCGACCGGTTCAGGTCGGAGGGGCCTATACGGTGTATCCATCATCATTTCCCGAAGAAGCGCAGTATGTGGCTCTTGGTCATCTGCATCGTCCTCAGACGATTGAGCGGTCCCCGGTTCCGACCCGTTATGCCGGTTCCCCCCTTGCCTACAGTTTTTCTGAAGCAGGAAACAAAAAATCGGTGACGATCATCGATGTGCAGCCGGGAAAAAAGGCACAGGTTAAAGAAATACCCCTGGTTTCGGGGAGACCGCTTGTCCGCTGGAGAGGAGAAAACGGCCTTGACGAAGTGCACAGATGGCTTGATGAAGGGCGCGACGGTGACGCGTGGATCGACCTGGAGATTCAGCTTGATCACGCGCTTAATATGCACGAGATTCAGGAATTGCGCAAAGCAGACCCTTACATAGTCGGTATCCGGCCCATTTACCAGGCGGGAGGGCCGGATCTGCAGGATCAGGCCCGTACGCATCTCCCGATTGATCAGCTCTTTATCCGTTTTTATAAAGAGCAGACCCGTGGAGCCGAACCCGAACCGGAACTTGTGCGCCTTTTTCTGCAGCTTCTTCAGGACAATGAAGCAGAAGAGGAAGCTGCGGCAGGGAGGGACAGACATGAAACCGATTGAACTGACACTTCAGGGACTGAACAGCTTTCGTAACAGGCAGCGAATCGATTTTGAACAATTATGTGCAGATGGGATCTTTGGTATTTTTGGACCTACGGGGAGCGGCAAATCAACCATTCTTGACGCTATGACCCTGGCTTTGTATGGGACCGTCGAGCGGGCATCCAATCATACTCAGGGTATACTCAACCAGCTGGAGGATCAGCTCTCTGTCAGCTTTACTTTTGAACTTAATGGAGACACCGTCGAACGCTACCGGGCTGAGCGGGCCTATAAGCGGACAAAGGAAGGCGGTCTGAGAATGAGCAGCTGCCGCTTGTTTCAGATTGGCCCTGACGGCAGCAGGACTGTGCTGGCGGATAAGGAACGTGATGTGACAGGTAAAATTCAGGAGATTCTCGGACTGACACACGATGACTTTACGCGGGCTGTCGTCCTTCCACAGGGGAAATTTTCTGAATTCCTGAAACTCAGGGGAATCGAACGACGCCAGATGCTCCAGCGCATTTTTCACCTCGAACAATATGGGGATGTGCTGACCTTACGCCTGAGAAATCACGCGGCTTCGGTTCAGCAGCGACTGGCAGTCATTGCTGAGAAAGAAGCGGTTCTTGGTGATGCGTCTTCGGAACATGTCCGTGCCCTGCGAGAAGAAAACATAAAGATTCATCATAAACTGACTGAGACGGGGAAGCAGCTTGATTTAGAGGAGAAGCGGCAGGAAGAAATAAGAAATATCTTTGATCTGCAGAATGAGCTTGCGATGAAAAAAAGGCAGCTCCAGACACTTATCAGGGAAAAATCTGCAATTGAAGAAGAAAAAAAGAGACTGACAAAGAGTGATGCAGCGGAAAAGATCATCCCCTATCTTGAAACGCTTGAGGCTTCTGAACGTGAGCAGGCCGATTCTGAACAGGAAATGAAAAATGCTTCTGCCCGGCTGGAAGCGGCCAGAACAGCAGAACAGACTGAAAAAAAGGCATTCATCCAGGCCAGAAAGGCACTGGAGACCAGAGAACCTTTGCTGATCGAAAAGAAAAAGGTGCTGATACAGGGGATCAGCGTGAAGAAACAGTTTGATCAGGCGAAAAAAGACGCAGAAGCGGCTTCCGAAAAGATCAGAGTATTGTCCGAAAAGGTCAGCAGACTTAACAAACTTTCTGACGAAGAAGCGCGAAAAAGGGATCGCCTCACCAGTATGATCCGGCAACTTGAACAAAGGCTTCAGGAGCACACGGTAACCAGCGGGCTCAGGCAACAGGTCGACCAGGCACAAAACGCAAAGAAGGATGCAGACTCACTTCGCACTCAGATTGATGAGAAACGGATCAAGTGGAAGATGAAAGAGAAAGATCACCAGTCGCTGCGCGTGCAGGCAGATCAGCAGCAGTCAAAGCTTAAACGGCTGACAGAAAAAGGGAAAGAATGGTTTGCCCACTGCATGCATGTTTATAACCGTCTGTCAGACCTGAGCAGCAAGATCAAAATACTTAAGAATGATTTTCTGGCCAAAAAAGAAGAGGCTGTCAGCGAGAAAGACGAAGCGTACAGGCAGACACTGGCACACAATCTGGCAGGCGGACTGCAGGAAGGCGCCCCCTGTCCGGTTTGCGGCGCGCTGCACCATCCTGCGCCTGCGGCAGCTGCAGACAGCGGGGAGGGTCCATCTGATCAGACGATTCAATCCTGGCAGGATGCGGCGAACACGCTGATGCAGCAGGATCAGGATATCCGGATCCTGCTTGCGAATCTGGAGCAGGCGGTCAGGACGGCCTCTGCACTTTTACCCGGAATGGGGGCAGGTTCTGTTCAATCAGAGAAAATCACGGGTGCTGATCAGTGGCCGGAGGAGAGAATCGGAAAAGATGCACCGGCAGAGAATCTGACAGGGGAGACAGAAGCCTCCGTCAGGGCGGGACGACAGGATGTACTGGAGATCACCGGGAGGCTGGATCATCTGAAGACCCGTGTTCAGACTCTTTTGCAGGAAAAGGCAGCAACCGCCTCTTCGCTGAATTTTGTTGAAAAAGAACAGAAGGACATCGCCCAAAGTGCAGAGAAATTAAAAGAAAAAATGGAGCAGATTCGGGAAAACTGGCCCGCTGAATGGCCGCCAGTGGATCAGCTTAAGCAGGTTGCTGATAAAATCCGGGAATCCGACAGTCAGTCGGAAAATATTCAAAATCAGCTGAACAGTCTCCGTGAAAAATATAACCAGACACTGGATCAGCTTCA from the Sporolactobacillus sp. Y61 genome contains:
- a CDS encoding exonuclease SbcCD subunit D, with protein sequence MRLLHTADWHLGRTLEGRSRQDEQESVMDEICRIADEEQVDAVLMAGDVFDTVNPPAISESLFYETAERIAKGGKRPFLIIAGNHDSPDRLQASRPLAGRQGITIIGRPTPDPVRVPVERTGETLIAGCVPYPSESRLNECLSAMNEESAIQEAYNDRLNMLFSEHAGKFTPGSVNVLMTHVFTSGGKESESERPVQVGGAYTVYPSSFPEEAQYVALGHLHRPQTIERSPVPTRYAGSPLAYSFSEAGNKKSVTIIDVQPGKKAQVKEIPLVSGRPLVRWRGENGLDEVHRWLDEGRDGDAWIDLEIQLDHALNMHEIQELRKADPYIVGIRPIYQAGGPDLQDQARTHLPIDQLFIRFYKEQTRGAEPEPELVRLFLQLLQDNEAEEEAAAGRDRHETD
- the addA gene encoding helicase-exonuclease AddAB subunit AddA; this translates as MTPKPEGTRWTDEQWRAITEKGHDILVAAAAGSGKTAVLVERIIRRITDPGHPVNIDELLVVTFTRAAASEMRERIGQALEKELSAHPENLFLRRQQALLSKAPIMTLHAFCMSIIKKYYYFLDLDPGFRLLDETEAELLKEEVLEQVLEENYASGDPEFFRLVDRYSGDRSDDALLNLVFRLYHFARSNPWPDDWLNQMVRAYHPDEEASIDDFSWIKDLKESLFRRIKGSVAALSEACEICGEPGGPAVYEETLSHDLNGLERVLHTQGKSWEEIRSEVLALSFGKMKASRGHDVAATLKDQVKKIRDHVKKEVSDLKDQWFSRSSEEALRDLKDMAPSVEQLGKLVKQFAAAFKKEKRRKGVLDFSDLEHEALTVLRKEGSAPGHEAPSVVATQYRSHFEEVLIDEYQDTNRVQESIIRLITRDGKHGGNLFMVGDVKQSIYGFRLAEPALFIEKYKNFAGSDTDGEKIDLSSNFRSRPEIINGTNFIFRQTMDEAVGDIAYDQAAELKYGADYPEAGRAVDLELIERDAEGERAADNGVEEYENEELEAAAIADRILAMTGNGTGPAFRVCDKKTGQMRPVRFRDIAILMRSASQTATAMKEVLDARGIPAYAELSTGYFDANEVSVMLSVLQVIDNPFQDIPLASVLRSPIVGLDGDALAQIRITDRSGNFFSALKKYVAEAKGSLRDQLNAFLEQLSEWKNMSVSHSVSELIWQIYRDTGFYDYAGGLTGGTQRQANLKAFYDRARQYEKTSFRGLFRFLRFIERLRKNGGDLGEARALSEQEDVVRIMTIHKSKGLEFPVVFVAGINKKFNRRDTLAPALLHKSLGFGTRWIDPDQRISVPTLPYLAIKEQMKKEANAEEMRILYVALTRAREKLILTGAVRNLEKTVQHWAGAIKTRDWLLPEYYRSTASAFLDWLGPCILRHRSAVPLHDLAQVRPDRDSVSHDPSVWHVQLIPSSAVVREQEKPERDQTRMEKVRHFRPVPSASGREDEVSRRLEWVYPWQQAATSMAKQTVTEIKSQQDYFSAGQDNRLLSGRFSVTAGDRPRFLQSGGLSASERGTALHLLMQHLNLAGPLDIRQLRVQGEQLVEKEILTPEQENSLDYQAVSAFFRTSAGRKMQQAEKVSRECPFSLVLPAGEVYPTWRGDPADEAVLIQGVIDCIIETAEGLILLDYKTDRLTGRFPDESEAMKELKRRYHVQLDLYRLAIEKIWHRPVSRIGLYAFDIGKFVDLTGERRIFK
- a CDS encoding SMC family ATPase is translated as MKPIELTLQGLNSFRNRQRIDFEQLCADGIFGIFGPTGSGKSTILDAMTLALYGTVERASNHTQGILNQLEDQLSVSFTFELNGDTVERYRAERAYKRTKEGGLRMSSCRLFQIGPDGSRTVLADKERDVTGKIQEILGLTHDDFTRAVVLPQGKFSEFLKLRGIERRQMLQRIFHLEQYGDVLTLRLRNHAASVQQRLAVIAEKEAVLGDASSEHVRALREENIKIHHKLTETGKQLDLEEKRQEEIRNIFDLQNELAMKKRQLQTLIREKSAIEEEKKRLTKSDAAEKIIPYLETLEASEREQADSEQEMKNASARLEAARTAEQTEKKAFIQARKALETREPLLIEKKKVLIQGISVKKQFDQAKKDAEAASEKIRVLSEKVSRLNKLSDEEARKRDRLTSMIRQLEQRLQEHTVTSGLRQQVDQAQNAKKDADSLRTQIDEKRIKWKMKEKDHQSLRVQADQQQSKLKRLTEKGKEWFAHCMHVYNRLSDLSSKIKILKNDFLAKKEEAVSEKDEAYRQTLAHNLAGGLQEGAPCPVCGALHHPAPAAAADSGEGPSDQTIQSWQDAANTLMQQDQDIRILLANLEQAVRTASALLPGMGAGSVQSEKITGADQWPEERIGKDAPAENLTGETEASVRAGRQDVLEITGRLDHLKTRVQTLLQEKAATASSLNFVEKEQKDIAQSAEKLKEKMEQIRENWPAEWPPVDQLKQVADKIRESDSQSENIQNQLNSLREKYNQTLDQLQDLQQQKAKQEAEWNGLKGTADARRHTESQCKNELRSLGLAEDASIEEDLKATEVLIQKLKADQNACNESWQRALDLFHIEDKRMNGASDHLTRVRASRERAVKVWKEKVSSSEFTSREDVRTALMNERENKRITEKVARYEKETGAVSSSLLTLEQKLSGRSATKEQVEKAQEDCNLLKEKSQALSEQYGACVKELSDVEGKHDLFISLEKERKQRQKSADQLDKLQRVFRGNAFVSFVAKEQLQQVCYAASKRLGQLTRNRYALEVDDAGSFIVRDDGNGGLRRPVSSLSGGETFLTSLSLALSLSEQIQLRGKVPLQFFFLDEGFGTLDPNLLDTVVTALERLHMHRLSIGVISHVPEMRERLPRRLIVEPAQPSGKGSRVHMELL
- the addB gene encoding helicase-exonuclease AddAB subunit AddB, with the translated sequence MSVRFILGRPGTGKTTACMQEVISRLRENPSGPPLIYLVPEHMTFSMEYQFARAVGTGGMTRLNVYSIPRLALRVLQQSGGITRIHLNGTGVAMLLRRIVEQSRGELRLFRKASEQNGFYDVLKDTVTELKRYCLTPERLSTHAKEVDEEHDGDRLLGDKLHDLSLVYQSFEAELEGKYLDSDDYLQLTAGKMKKTDFLKQAEVWVDGFQTMTPEEQLVTEELMETAKRTTVIIGADKAYDRPPDEFSPFRHPALLYIQLHAWAEEMQLPSEPLIIKSRVVRTQKRALKHLNLSFGRYPLATCDQTDGIVLTEAVNKREEIEQAARDIIALTRDHAIRYREITVLVRDLDQYADLIETIFGDYGIPIFIDQKKSMRHHPLIELIRSALEVVQQNWRYEPVFRCAKTDLIHPAGIPLSEAREAIDELENYVLAYGIYGRKKWTEKKPWDYRVNRGLKEEPGKMSKEEREAQKRINHLRALIAGPLQGFEQELKSAKNIRDKCKAIYDFLIDLMIPDKLEWLARDAEKKGQLEEAKEHGQVWKAVIDMLDQCVEGAGDEPLSLDLFTKIIDTGLDQLEFALVPPALDQVLAGSLDRMRSTELKAVFLLGVNEGVLPAKPSERGLFSDEDRTLLEERGLHVAEGDNGQMSGENELCFRALSLPTERLFLSYPLASEAGESMKASPLIGRIKRRFPGLKVRLSPSEPRALSEENQMQFINAPGKTISYLAAQIREWQKGYGMSDIWWDTYNWYTSRVKWKDTARRRLSGLFSRNEASLSPASARALYGETIQASVSRMERFNACPFSQFASYGLGLREREVFQLDAPDIGQLFHLAVRKMIEEIMSHHMTWNDLSEGDCDKLASETVTRIAPNLQHQILTSSSRYGYLQHKLEQVVARAARVMRRHAQSSGFVPVGLELPFGPGKPLPALTFDLPGGCRMEVVGRIDRIDKATIGDRILLRIIDYKSGLKDLNLSDVYYGLALQMLAYLDVVITYSQKWIGTQAEPAGVLYFHIHNPTLSLDHKLPGYAIEEELYKKFKMKGLLLADEPALLLNDAHAQGGWSQIAPFGLKKNGGYYKGSSVAGKEQFHALRTYTRAVMKDVGQKITGGDVRIAPFKDKSRVPCTYCPFRPVCLFDQSRPGNNYRVLKDLSADRVLEEIKGKETENDDPKA